A part of Aegilops tauschii subsp. strangulata cultivar AL8/78 chromosome 2, Aet v6.0, whole genome shotgun sequence genomic DNA contains:
- the LOC109778484 gene encoding GPI-anchored protein LLG1-like, which translates to MGSTGATAVLLSCVVQSIVAAGSAASDKPLIISTSPPEASPSSGRKLGGSMEAGLCPVQLEHLKLMGKVQGSCLGQAIPQRRCCTAFKGFVCPYGATMNDLDNGCAREMMATIQELCKVPKGYFAMCGDSPEGITC; encoded by the exons ATGGGTTCCACCGGCGCCACCGCCGTCCTTCTGTCCTGCGTCGTGCAGTCCATTGTCGCCGCCGGCTCCGCCGCGTCGGACAAACCGCTCATCATATCAA CCTCGCCCCCGGAGGCATCGCCGTCGTCCGGCCGCAAACTGGGGGGCTCCATGGAGGCAG GGCTGTGCCCGGTGCAGCTGGAGCACCTGAAGCTGATGGGCAAGGTACAGGGCAGCTGCTTGGGACAGGCGATCCCGCAGCGGCGATGCTGCACGGCGTTCAAGGGCTTCGTGTGCCCCTACGGGGCCACGATGAACGACCTCGACAACGGCTGCGCCCGGGAGATGATGGCGACGATCCAGGAGCTCTGCAAGGTGCCCAAGGGCTACTTCGCCATGTGCGGGGATTCACCCGAGGGCATCACGTGCTGA
- the LOC109778483 gene encoding protein FAR1-RELATED SEQUENCE 5-like: MQLMSWFYGNPKDVPYTTKDIANQQAKFRMEYNHADVGSTISYFQDMKAQDPDFHWRIKLDDEDRVENLFWIDGASRRAYARYNYVISFDTTYMTNMYKMPCAPFIGINNHGQSIQFGCGFVRNELSGNFVWLFNAFLHAMGGIAPKNIITDQDFAMRSAIDEVFIGIVHRNCRWHIMKKAQEKLGKLMADDEPLNNSFKDCVDNSLTVEEFEHNWWVMMEVYGQTDNEHFQWLWENRKCWVPDKVMASVSKEQLKTMYKETEMYSMNPLEMQVRGIYTHNLFCKFQVEMKVKSAYRCDALDDGTFKIGVYEIPEKYILKRWTWDPEEDLIQPDFEQPTVKESMPEEGKSVMRYTSILKEFKASAKDAFLTYDGTRLARKHLYNFKEELETLKKNQLKKARKEKEEAKG, encoded by the exons ATGCAACTAATGTCATGGTTCTACGGGAATCCTAAAGATGTACCATACACAACAAAGGACATCGCAAACCAGCAAGCTAAATTCCGGATGGAGTACAACCATGCTGATGTGGGGAGCACAATCTCGTACTTCCAAGATATGAAGGCACAAGATCCAGATTTCCATTGGAGAATAAAGCTTGATGATGAGGACAGAGTGGAAAATTTATTCTGGATAGATGGTGCGTCGCGCAGGGCATATGCTAGATACAATTATGTCATCTCATTCGACACAACATACATGACAAACATGTACAAAATGCCCTGTGCGCCCTTCATTGGCATTAATAACCATGGGCAGTCAATCCAGTTTGGTTGTGGGTTTGTTCGAAACGAACTATCTGGTAACTTTGTGTGGCTGTTTAATGCATTCTTGCATGCAATGGGTGGAATTGCGCCAAAGAACATAATAACAGATCAAGATTTTGCAATGAGGAGTGCTATTGATGAGGTGTTCATCGGGATAGTACACAGGAATTGCCGCTGGCATATAATGAAAAAAGCACAAGAGAAGCTTGGGAAGCTGATGGCTGACGATGAGCCACTAAACAATTCATTCAAGGATTGTGTTGACAACAGCCTGACTG TTGAGGAGTTTGAGCATAATTGGTGGGTAATGATGGAAGTGTATGGCCAGACCGACAACGAGCATTTCCAATGGCTGTGGGAGAACAGGAAGTGTTGGGTCCCG GATAAGGTGATGGCTAGCGTGTCAAAAGAGCAGTTGAAAACAATGTACAAAGAAACCGAAATGTACTCGATGAACCCGCTGGAGATGCAGGTGCGGGGGATATACACACATAACTTGTTTTGCAAGTTCCAGGTGGAGATGAAGGTGAAATCAGCCTACAGATGCGACGCATTGGATGATGGTACTTTCAAG ATTGGGGTATACGAGATACCTGAAAAGTACATCCTAAAGAGGTGGACCTGGGATCCAGAGGAGGATCTTATTCAACCTGATTTCGAACAGCCAACAGTTAAGGAGTCGATGCCAGAGGAGGGGAAAAGCGTCATGCGATACACGTCAATTCTTAAAGAATTTAAGGCATCAGCTAAAGACGCTTTCCTAACATATGACGGGACCAGATTGGCAAGAAAACACCTGTATAATTTCAAGGAGGAGCTTGAAACCCTGAAGAAAAATCAACTTAAAAAAGCAAGAAAGGAAAAGGAAGAAGCAAAAGGATAG